In one Siniperca chuatsi isolate FFG_IHB_CAS linkage group LG14, ASM2008510v1, whole genome shotgun sequence genomic region, the following are encoded:
- the LOC122887798 gene encoding stromal interaction molecule 1-like isoform X2 produces MEGVCVWLVCVCVLSVCVGAHSSLDRSDHAHLDHQHHHLVSNGNRASDLCVLDQQLCQDENSLLSFEAICSIHKLMDDDADGSVDTAETDEFLREDLKYHDPKAKHSSFHRADLHISVEDMWTRWKSSIVYGWTGQQVEDWLLRSVELPQYAETFRKLQLGGKDLPRLAVKNTTLTVSLLKILDRSHTQKLQLKALDIVLFGPPAGQQNRWKDLVLGASILMALGGCWFAYVQTRKSRDDLGQLMKDLEGLQRAEESLMDLQEKLQKAQEEQRCVQVEKVKVEEQLRSEINSAKEEAQRLRELREGTENKRSRQKYAEEELDQVRMALKKAERELELRAHWAPPEALQKWLQLTHEIEVQYYNIKKQSAERQLLQAREGAEKIKKKRSSLFGTFHVAHSSSLDDVDHKILSAKQALAEVTAALREKLHRWQQIESLTGFCVVNNPGLGALAVALNLDPSFLGLRPPPPQHLLLSDDLDDMDEDILSPGTMQSQSLMPLRQRMGDPALTFSSQRLVEGRGLFTSSRPPSGHARQNRSSSIGQLEFLPMPSSPLSSSLSHPSIGPTSPPPPNSSSSSAGGTAQFSALLFRASYFHSLEAASSLPPAGGAATSQRQRCRSGSFGDIMNRSDSDSALPLSPDESRGLYGSKPFLVSSRLHPLQGQGSGAGGAGGLEKSSSLGELRGSAAATLAPSCSTRSLCVTSDATDAPPVFSYSASSGSGRGPGLQLPARRSPAEEDGGEESESSSGRRRNAFNKIFKKKQGRH; encoded by the exons ATCTGTGTGTGCTGGACCAGCAGCTCTGTCAGGACGAGAACTCGCTGCTGAGTTTCGAGGCGATCTGCAGCATCCACAAACTGATGGACGACGACGCCGACGGGTCGGTGGACACGGCCGAGACGGACGAG TTTCTCAGGGAGGATCTGAAGTATCACGACCCCAAAGCCAAACACAGCAGCTTCCACCGAGCCGACCTGCACATCAGCGTGGAGGACATGTGGACACGCTGGAAGAGCTCCATAG tgtatGGCTggacggggcagcaggtggaggaCTGGCTGCTCCGCAGCGTGGAGCTTCCTCAGTACGCAGAGACCTTCAGGAAGCTCCAGCTGGGCGGGAAGGACTTacccag GCTGGCGGTGAAGAACACCACCCTGACGGTGTCCCTGTTGAAGATTTTAGACAGAAGTCACACTCAGAAACTGCAGCTCAAAGCCCTGGACATCGTGCTGTTTGGACCTCCGGCAG GCCAACAGAACCGGTGGAAGGATCTGGTTCTGGGTGCGTCCATCCTGATGGCGCTGGGCGGCTGCTGGTTCGCCTACGTCCAAACCAGGAAGTCCAGAGACGACCTGGGCCAGCTGATGAAGGACCTGGAGGGTCTGCAGAGGGCCGAGGAGAGCCTGATGGACCTGCAGGAGAA GCTGCAAAAGGCTCAGGAGGAGCAGCGCTGCGTTCAGGTGGAGaaggtgaaggtggaggagcagctgaggaGCGAGATTAACTCGGCCAAGGAGGAAGCTCAGCGGCTCCGAGAGCTTCGAGAGGGAACCGAGAACAAGAGGAGCCGGCAGAAATACGCCGAGGAGGAGCTGGATCAG gTACGTATGGCGTTGAAGAAGGCGGAGAGGGAGCTGGAGTTGCGGGCTCACTGGGCGCCACCGGAGGCTCTGCAGAAGTGGCTGCAGCTGACGCACGAGATCGAAGTTCAGTACTACAACATCAAGAAGCAAAGCGCAGAgaggcagctgctgcaggccAGAGAGGGG GCGGAGAAGATCAAGAAGAAGAGGAGTTCTCTGTTCGGGACGTTTCATGTGGCTCACAGCTCCTCACTGGACGACGTCGACCACAAGATCCTCTCCGCCAA ACAGGCCCTGGCCGAGGTGACGGCGGCCCTGCGGGAGAAGCTCCACCGCTGGCAGCAGATCGAGTCTCTGACGGGTTTCTGCGTGGTCAATAACCCGGGTCTGGGAGCGCTGGCTGTCGCCCTCAACCTGGACCCGTCCTTCCTCGGCCTGCGACCTCCGCCCCCGcagcacctcctcctctccgaTGACCTCGACGACATGGACGAGGACATCCTGTCTCCTGGGACGATGCAGT CTCAGAGTCTGATGCCCCTGCGACAGAGGATGGGAGACCCCGCTCTGACATTCAGCTCTCAGAGGTTGGTTGAAGGGCGTGGCCTGTTCACATCGTCCCGCCCTCCCAGCGGCCACGCTCGACAGAATCGCAGCAGCTCCATTGGCCAGCTGGAGTTCCTCCCCAtgccctcctcccctctctcctcctccctgtctcaCCCCTCTATCGGccccacctctcctcctccccccaactcctcttcttcctccgcCGGAGGCACCGCTCAgttttctgctctgctctttcGTGCTTCTTACTTCCATTCTCTGGAGGCAGCATCCAGCCTCCCGCCTGCAGGGGGCGCTGCGACGAGCCAGAGGCAGCGCTGTCGCTCTGGCAGCTTCGG gGACATCATGAACCGCTCAGACTCTGACTccgccctccctctctctcccgaCGAATCGCGAGGCCTGTACGGCTCCAAGCCCTTCCTCGTCTCATCCAGGCTCCACCCCCTGCAGGGTCAGGGCTCCGGGGCCGGCGGAGCAGGAGGCCTGGAGAAGAGCTCCAGCCTCGGGGAGCTGAGGGGCAGCGCCGCGGCCACGCTCGCCCCCTCCTGCTCCACCCGCTCCCTCTGCGTCACGTCCGACGCCACCGACGCCCCGCCCGTCTTCTCGTACTCCGCCTCGTCGGGCAGCGGTCGGGGGCCGGGCCTCCAGCTCCCGGCCAGGAGGAGCCCCGCGGAGGAGGATGGAGGTGAGGAGAGCGAGTCGTCCAGCGGTCGGAGGAGAAACGCTTTTAACAAGATCTTTAAGAAGAAGCAGGGACGTCACTGA
- the LOC122887798 gene encoding stromal interaction molecule 1-like isoform X1: MEGVCVWLVCVCVLSVCVGAHSSLDRSDHAHLDHQHHHLVSNGNRASDLCVLDQQLCQDENSLLSFEAICSIHKLMDDDADGSVDTAETDEFLREDLKYHDPKAKHSSFHRADLHISVEDMWTRWKSSIVYGWTGQQVEDWLLRSVELPQYAETFRKLQLGGKDLPRLAVKNTTLTVSLLKILDRSHTQKLQLKALDIVLFGPPAGQQNRWKDLVLGASILMALGGCWFAYVQTRKSRDDLGQLMKDLEGLQRAEESLMDLQEKLQKAQEEQRCVQVEKVKVEEQLRSEINSAKEEAQRLRELREGTENKRSRQKYAEEELDQVRMALKKAERELELRAHWAPPEALQKWLQLTHEIEVQYYNIKKQSAERQLLQAREGAEKIKKKRSSLFGTFHVAHSSSLDDVDHKILSAKQALAEVTAALREKLHRWQQIESLTGFCVVNNPGLGALAVALNLDPSFLGLRPPPPQHLLLSDDLDDMDEDILSPGTMQYAAWQMDRRVSDLWPLSGIADTQSPWKHSAQSLMPLRQRMGDPALTFSSQRLVEGRGLFTSSRPPSGHARQNRSSSIGQLEFLPMPSSPLSSSLSHPSIGPTSPPPPNSSSSSAGGTAQFSALLFRASYFHSLEAASSLPPAGGAATSQRQRCRSGSFGDIMNRSDSDSALPLSPDESRGLYGSKPFLVSSRLHPLQGQGSGAGGAGGLEKSSSLGELRGSAAATLAPSCSTRSLCVTSDATDAPPVFSYSASSGSGRGPGLQLPARRSPAEEDGGEESESSSGRRRNAFNKIFKKKQGRH, encoded by the exons ATCTGTGTGTGCTGGACCAGCAGCTCTGTCAGGACGAGAACTCGCTGCTGAGTTTCGAGGCGATCTGCAGCATCCACAAACTGATGGACGACGACGCCGACGGGTCGGTGGACACGGCCGAGACGGACGAG TTTCTCAGGGAGGATCTGAAGTATCACGACCCCAAAGCCAAACACAGCAGCTTCCACCGAGCCGACCTGCACATCAGCGTGGAGGACATGTGGACACGCTGGAAGAGCTCCATAG tgtatGGCTggacggggcagcaggtggaggaCTGGCTGCTCCGCAGCGTGGAGCTTCCTCAGTACGCAGAGACCTTCAGGAAGCTCCAGCTGGGCGGGAAGGACTTacccag GCTGGCGGTGAAGAACACCACCCTGACGGTGTCCCTGTTGAAGATTTTAGACAGAAGTCACACTCAGAAACTGCAGCTCAAAGCCCTGGACATCGTGCTGTTTGGACCTCCGGCAG GCCAACAGAACCGGTGGAAGGATCTGGTTCTGGGTGCGTCCATCCTGATGGCGCTGGGCGGCTGCTGGTTCGCCTACGTCCAAACCAGGAAGTCCAGAGACGACCTGGGCCAGCTGATGAAGGACCTGGAGGGTCTGCAGAGGGCCGAGGAGAGCCTGATGGACCTGCAGGAGAA GCTGCAAAAGGCTCAGGAGGAGCAGCGCTGCGTTCAGGTGGAGaaggtgaaggtggaggagcagctgaggaGCGAGATTAACTCGGCCAAGGAGGAAGCTCAGCGGCTCCGAGAGCTTCGAGAGGGAACCGAGAACAAGAGGAGCCGGCAGAAATACGCCGAGGAGGAGCTGGATCAG gTACGTATGGCGTTGAAGAAGGCGGAGAGGGAGCTGGAGTTGCGGGCTCACTGGGCGCCACCGGAGGCTCTGCAGAAGTGGCTGCAGCTGACGCACGAGATCGAAGTTCAGTACTACAACATCAAGAAGCAAAGCGCAGAgaggcagctgctgcaggccAGAGAGGGG GCGGAGAAGATCAAGAAGAAGAGGAGTTCTCTGTTCGGGACGTTTCATGTGGCTCACAGCTCCTCACTGGACGACGTCGACCACAAGATCCTCTCCGCCAA ACAGGCCCTGGCCGAGGTGACGGCGGCCCTGCGGGAGAAGCTCCACCGCTGGCAGCAGATCGAGTCTCTGACGGGTTTCTGCGTGGTCAATAACCCGGGTCTGGGAGCGCTGGCTGTCGCCCTCAACCTGGACCCGTCCTTCCTCGGCCTGCGACCTCCGCCCCCGcagcacctcctcctctccgaTGACCTCGACGACATGGACGAGGACATCCTGTCTCCTGGGACGATGCAGT ACGCAGCATGGCAGATGGACCGGCGAGTGAGTGACCTCTGGCCCCTGAGTGGCATCGCAGACACCCAGTCACCATGGAAACACTCGG CTCAGAGTCTGATGCCCCTGCGACAGAGGATGGGAGACCCCGCTCTGACATTCAGCTCTCAGAGGTTGGTTGAAGGGCGTGGCCTGTTCACATCGTCCCGCCCTCCCAGCGGCCACGCTCGACAGAATCGCAGCAGCTCCATTGGCCAGCTGGAGTTCCTCCCCAtgccctcctcccctctctcctcctccctgtctcaCCCCTCTATCGGccccacctctcctcctccccccaactcctcttcttcctccgcCGGAGGCACCGCTCAgttttctgctctgctctttcGTGCTTCTTACTTCCATTCTCTGGAGGCAGCATCCAGCCTCCCGCCTGCAGGGGGCGCTGCGACGAGCCAGAGGCAGCGCTGTCGCTCTGGCAGCTTCGG gGACATCATGAACCGCTCAGACTCTGACTccgccctccctctctctcccgaCGAATCGCGAGGCCTGTACGGCTCCAAGCCCTTCCTCGTCTCATCCAGGCTCCACCCCCTGCAGGGTCAGGGCTCCGGGGCCGGCGGAGCAGGAGGCCTGGAGAAGAGCTCCAGCCTCGGGGAGCTGAGGGGCAGCGCCGCGGCCACGCTCGCCCCCTCCTGCTCCACCCGCTCCCTCTGCGTCACGTCCGACGCCACCGACGCCCCGCCCGTCTTCTCGTACTCCGCCTCGTCGGGCAGCGGTCGGGGGCCGGGCCTCCAGCTCCCGGCCAGGAGGAGCCCCGCGGAGGAGGATGGAGGTGAGGAGAGCGAGTCGTCCAGCGGTCGGAGGAGAAACGCTTTTAACAAGATCTTTAAGAAGAAGCAGGGACGTCACTGA
- the LOC122887798 gene encoding stromal interaction molecule 1-like isoform X3: MEGVCVWLVCVCVLSVCVGAHSSLDRSDHAHLDHQHHHLVSNGNRASDLCVLDQQLCQDENSLLSFEAICSIHKLMDDDADGSVDTAETDEFLREDLKYHDPKAKHSSFHRADLHISVEDMWTRWKSSIVYGWTGQQVEDWLLRSVELPQYAETFRKLQLGGKDLPRLAVKNTTLTVSLLKILDRSHTQKLQLKALDIVLFGPPAGQQNRWKDLVLGASILMALGGCWFAYVQTRKSRDDLGQLMKDLEGLQRAEESLMDLQEKLQKAQEEQRCVQVEKVKVEEQLRSEINSAKEEAQRLRELREGTENKRSRQKYAEEELDQVRMALKKAERELELRAHWAPPEALQKWLQLTHEIEVQYYNIKKQSAERQLLQAREGAEKIKKKRSSLFGTFHVAHSSSLDDVDHKILSAKQALAEVTAALREKLHRWQQIESLTGFCVVNNPGLGALAVALNLDPSFLGLRPPPPQHLLLSDDLDDMDEDILSPGTMQYAAWQMDRRVSDLWPLSGIADTQSPWKHSAQSLMPLRQRMGDPALTFSSQRDIMNRSDSDSALPLSPDESRGLYGSKPFLVSSRLHPLQGQGSGAGGAGGLEKSSSLGELRGSAAATLAPSCSTRSLCVTSDATDAPPVFSYSASSGSGRGPGLQLPARRSPAEEDGGEESESSSGRRRNAFNKIFKKKQGRH; encoded by the exons ATCTGTGTGTGCTGGACCAGCAGCTCTGTCAGGACGAGAACTCGCTGCTGAGTTTCGAGGCGATCTGCAGCATCCACAAACTGATGGACGACGACGCCGACGGGTCGGTGGACACGGCCGAGACGGACGAG TTTCTCAGGGAGGATCTGAAGTATCACGACCCCAAAGCCAAACACAGCAGCTTCCACCGAGCCGACCTGCACATCAGCGTGGAGGACATGTGGACACGCTGGAAGAGCTCCATAG tgtatGGCTggacggggcagcaggtggaggaCTGGCTGCTCCGCAGCGTGGAGCTTCCTCAGTACGCAGAGACCTTCAGGAAGCTCCAGCTGGGCGGGAAGGACTTacccag GCTGGCGGTGAAGAACACCACCCTGACGGTGTCCCTGTTGAAGATTTTAGACAGAAGTCACACTCAGAAACTGCAGCTCAAAGCCCTGGACATCGTGCTGTTTGGACCTCCGGCAG GCCAACAGAACCGGTGGAAGGATCTGGTTCTGGGTGCGTCCATCCTGATGGCGCTGGGCGGCTGCTGGTTCGCCTACGTCCAAACCAGGAAGTCCAGAGACGACCTGGGCCAGCTGATGAAGGACCTGGAGGGTCTGCAGAGGGCCGAGGAGAGCCTGATGGACCTGCAGGAGAA GCTGCAAAAGGCTCAGGAGGAGCAGCGCTGCGTTCAGGTGGAGaaggtgaaggtggaggagcagctgaggaGCGAGATTAACTCGGCCAAGGAGGAAGCTCAGCGGCTCCGAGAGCTTCGAGAGGGAACCGAGAACAAGAGGAGCCGGCAGAAATACGCCGAGGAGGAGCTGGATCAG gTACGTATGGCGTTGAAGAAGGCGGAGAGGGAGCTGGAGTTGCGGGCTCACTGGGCGCCACCGGAGGCTCTGCAGAAGTGGCTGCAGCTGACGCACGAGATCGAAGTTCAGTACTACAACATCAAGAAGCAAAGCGCAGAgaggcagctgctgcaggccAGAGAGGGG GCGGAGAAGATCAAGAAGAAGAGGAGTTCTCTGTTCGGGACGTTTCATGTGGCTCACAGCTCCTCACTGGACGACGTCGACCACAAGATCCTCTCCGCCAA ACAGGCCCTGGCCGAGGTGACGGCGGCCCTGCGGGAGAAGCTCCACCGCTGGCAGCAGATCGAGTCTCTGACGGGTTTCTGCGTGGTCAATAACCCGGGTCTGGGAGCGCTGGCTGTCGCCCTCAACCTGGACCCGTCCTTCCTCGGCCTGCGACCTCCGCCCCCGcagcacctcctcctctccgaTGACCTCGACGACATGGACGAGGACATCCTGTCTCCTGGGACGATGCAGT ACGCAGCATGGCAGATGGACCGGCGAGTGAGTGACCTCTGGCCCCTGAGTGGCATCGCAGACACCCAGTCACCATGGAAACACTCGG CTCAGAGTCTGATGCCCCTGCGACAGAGGATGGGAGACCCCGCTCTGACATTCAGCTCTCAGAG gGACATCATGAACCGCTCAGACTCTGACTccgccctccctctctctcccgaCGAATCGCGAGGCCTGTACGGCTCCAAGCCCTTCCTCGTCTCATCCAGGCTCCACCCCCTGCAGGGTCAGGGCTCCGGGGCCGGCGGAGCAGGAGGCCTGGAGAAGAGCTCCAGCCTCGGGGAGCTGAGGGGCAGCGCCGCGGCCACGCTCGCCCCCTCCTGCTCCACCCGCTCCCTCTGCGTCACGTCCGACGCCACCGACGCCCCGCCCGTCTTCTCGTACTCCGCCTCGTCGGGCAGCGGTCGGGGGCCGGGCCTCCAGCTCCCGGCCAGGAGGAGCCCCGCGGAGGAGGATGGAGGTGAGGAGAGCGAGTCGTCCAGCGGTCGGAGGAGAAACGCTTTTAACAAGATCTTTAAGAAGAAGCAGGGACGTCACTGA
- the LOC122887798 gene encoding stromal interaction molecule 1-like isoform X4 yields the protein MEGVCVWLVCVCVLSVCVGAHSSLDRSDHAHLDHQHHHLVSNGNRASDLCVLDQQLCQDENSLLSFEAICSIHKLMDDDADGSVDTAETDEFLREDLKYHDPKAKHSSFHRADLHISVEDMWTRWKSSIVYGWTGQQVEDWLLRSVELPQYAETFRKLQLGGKDLPRLAVKNTTLTVSLLKILDRSHTQKLQLKALDIVLFGPPAGQQNRWKDLVLGASILMALGGCWFAYVQTRKSRDDLGQLMKDLEGLQRAEESLMDLQEKLQKAQEEQRCVQVEKVKVEEQLRSEINSAKEEAQRLRELREGTENKRSRQKYAEEELDQVRMALKKAERELELRAHWAPPEALQKWLQLTHEIEVQYYNIKKQSAERQLLQAREGAEKIKKKRSSLFGTFHVAHSSSLDDVDHKILSAKQALAEVTAALREKLHRWQQIESLTGFCVVNNPGLGALAVALNLDPSFLGLRPPPPQHLLLSDDLDDMDEDILSPGTMQSQSLMPLRQRMGDPALTFSSQRDIMNRSDSDSALPLSPDESRGLYGSKPFLVSSRLHPLQGQGSGAGGAGGLEKSSSLGELRGSAAATLAPSCSTRSLCVTSDATDAPPVFSYSASSGSGRGPGLQLPARRSPAEEDGGEESESSSGRRRNAFNKIFKKKQGRH from the exons ATCTGTGTGTGCTGGACCAGCAGCTCTGTCAGGACGAGAACTCGCTGCTGAGTTTCGAGGCGATCTGCAGCATCCACAAACTGATGGACGACGACGCCGACGGGTCGGTGGACACGGCCGAGACGGACGAG TTTCTCAGGGAGGATCTGAAGTATCACGACCCCAAAGCCAAACACAGCAGCTTCCACCGAGCCGACCTGCACATCAGCGTGGAGGACATGTGGACACGCTGGAAGAGCTCCATAG tgtatGGCTggacggggcagcaggtggaggaCTGGCTGCTCCGCAGCGTGGAGCTTCCTCAGTACGCAGAGACCTTCAGGAAGCTCCAGCTGGGCGGGAAGGACTTacccag GCTGGCGGTGAAGAACACCACCCTGACGGTGTCCCTGTTGAAGATTTTAGACAGAAGTCACACTCAGAAACTGCAGCTCAAAGCCCTGGACATCGTGCTGTTTGGACCTCCGGCAG GCCAACAGAACCGGTGGAAGGATCTGGTTCTGGGTGCGTCCATCCTGATGGCGCTGGGCGGCTGCTGGTTCGCCTACGTCCAAACCAGGAAGTCCAGAGACGACCTGGGCCAGCTGATGAAGGACCTGGAGGGTCTGCAGAGGGCCGAGGAGAGCCTGATGGACCTGCAGGAGAA GCTGCAAAAGGCTCAGGAGGAGCAGCGCTGCGTTCAGGTGGAGaaggtgaaggtggaggagcagctgaggaGCGAGATTAACTCGGCCAAGGAGGAAGCTCAGCGGCTCCGAGAGCTTCGAGAGGGAACCGAGAACAAGAGGAGCCGGCAGAAATACGCCGAGGAGGAGCTGGATCAG gTACGTATGGCGTTGAAGAAGGCGGAGAGGGAGCTGGAGTTGCGGGCTCACTGGGCGCCACCGGAGGCTCTGCAGAAGTGGCTGCAGCTGACGCACGAGATCGAAGTTCAGTACTACAACATCAAGAAGCAAAGCGCAGAgaggcagctgctgcaggccAGAGAGGGG GCGGAGAAGATCAAGAAGAAGAGGAGTTCTCTGTTCGGGACGTTTCATGTGGCTCACAGCTCCTCACTGGACGACGTCGACCACAAGATCCTCTCCGCCAA ACAGGCCCTGGCCGAGGTGACGGCGGCCCTGCGGGAGAAGCTCCACCGCTGGCAGCAGATCGAGTCTCTGACGGGTTTCTGCGTGGTCAATAACCCGGGTCTGGGAGCGCTGGCTGTCGCCCTCAACCTGGACCCGTCCTTCCTCGGCCTGCGACCTCCGCCCCCGcagcacctcctcctctccgaTGACCTCGACGACATGGACGAGGACATCCTGTCTCCTGGGACGATGCAGT CTCAGAGTCTGATGCCCCTGCGACAGAGGATGGGAGACCCCGCTCTGACATTCAGCTCTCAGAG gGACATCATGAACCGCTCAGACTCTGACTccgccctccctctctctcccgaCGAATCGCGAGGCCTGTACGGCTCCAAGCCCTTCCTCGTCTCATCCAGGCTCCACCCCCTGCAGGGTCAGGGCTCCGGGGCCGGCGGAGCAGGAGGCCTGGAGAAGAGCTCCAGCCTCGGGGAGCTGAGGGGCAGCGCCGCGGCCACGCTCGCCCCCTCCTGCTCCACCCGCTCCCTCTGCGTCACGTCCGACGCCACCGACGCCCCGCCCGTCTTCTCGTACTCCGCCTCGTCGGGCAGCGGTCGGGGGCCGGGCCTCCAGCTCCCGGCCAGGAGGAGCCCCGCGGAGGAGGATGGAGGTGAGGAGAGCGAGTCGTCCAGCGGTCGGAGGAGAAACGCTTTTAACAAGATCTTTAAGAAGAAGCAGGGACGTCACTGA